The genomic region TTATTATATAAAAAATTAGGATTTTCGACGGAAGAAGAAAAAGCATTATATGGACATCGATATTATTATATGACTTATCAAAAATAGGAGGTTCAATATGCTTCATTTACATAATATAGGTTATAGTGTTGAGAATCGGCGTATACTGAATGATATCAATATAACGTTTTCAAAAGGAGAGGCAGTTGCAGTGGTAGGGCCTTCAGGTAGTGGGAAAAGCACGCTTCTTCGTCTGATTGCTGACTTAATCAGTCCTACAGAAGGTGACATTACTTTTAAGGGACAGTTTTACAAAGATTATCCTCCTGAGAAATTAAGGCAAAACATTAGTTATTTGCCGCAAAGTGTAGAATTATTTGGTCAGACAATCGCCGATAATTTATCTTTTCCCGCACGGACGAGAGGAGAGTCGTTTGATCAAAAAAGAGCAAAGTCATTATTAAAACAAATGGGTCTTCAAAAGTATAAGTTGTCTGATTATGTACAATACATGTCAGGTGGCGAACAACAACGTGTTACAATAGCACGACAACTCATGTATGTTCCCGATGTATTACTCTTAGATGAAGCTACAAGCGCTTTAGATGCTAAAAATAGTCAATCTATTGAGAAACTCATCTTTCAAATGGTTAAAGAAGGAACAACTGTATTGTGGATTACACACAATCAAGAGCAGAGTCAAAGTCAGTTTGACCGCAAGATTACAATTAAAAATGGTGAGATTGTAAAGGAGGTCCAATTGACATGATGAGTACAACATCTCTACTTTTGACTTCACTGCTACTATTGATTCCTATTCTAATATCTTTTAAAGAACGCTTACATATTGCTAAGGATTTAATGATTGCTGCGGTTCGAGCAGTGATACAACTCATGATAATCGGTTATTTACTTGAGTTTGTTTTTAGATTAGAAGAGGTATGGATTGTATTGATACTTATTGTTGTCATTATGATTAATGCAGCATTAAACACAAGACGTCGAGCATCGCCAGTGATGAACCATGTGTTTTTAATTTCTTTTGCAGGTATTGCAACGGGAGCAGTATTGTCTTTAGGTGGTGTTTTATTGACGGGAGCAATCAGTTTTAAGCCCAATGAAATAATCCCAATAGCGGGTATGGTAGGAAGTAATGGTATGATAGCGATTAATTTAAGTTATCAAAACCTAAATCGTATTTTTACAAAGGAAACGGACTCAATCGAATCCAAACTCTCATTAGGTGCAACACCTTCCCTTGCAGCTAAAGATGCGATTCGTGAGAGTATCAAAGTCGCTATCGTCCCAACGATTGATTCGGTGAAAACATATGGATTAGTATCAATACCAGGTATGATGACAGGGTTAATTATTGCAGGTGTTCCACCTTTACAAGCGATTAAATTTCAGTTAATGGTCGTATTTATTCATACAACGGCAACAATTATTTCAGCGCTTGTCGCGACGTATTTAAGCTATAAACAATTTTTTAATCAGCGGCATCAATTGATTCAAATTAACCAAGGCGAGTAAATAAAACACCATTGTAAAATGAAAAAACTAGGAGAAACATTTGTGCATTGAGACACTGATTAAGTGTATCATTAGCACGTTTCTCCTAGTCTTTGAATTAAATACCACCTAATAAGGCACTAATATAAATACCTAATGCATACAGTAAGCCGAAAATCGTATTAGTTTTTCCAGACGCGGCCATTGCAGGCATCATTGTTTGAGGTGTGTCTGCACGTTTGAAACGGCGATATACTTTAATAGGTAAAGGGAAGCTTAGTAAAACCAATAAATAGAATAAAGAACCTCCATCTTTAAATAAAGCAGTAAAAATGACGAATAAGTATGCAAACGCGTAACATGATATTAAAAAGATAAGGGCGCCATTTTTGCCTAGCAGTATCGGAAGTGTACGTCTACCACTTTGTTGATCTTTGACGCGGTCTCGAATGTTGTTAGACATATTGATTAAACCAATTGTAAATACGATTGGAATGCTTATCCATACAGCATAGCCTTGGACATTGCCAGTTTGAATAAAGAAGGCAATCAAAATGATAAACATCCCCATAAATACGCCTGAGAATAATTCACCTAATGGCGTCCATGAAATAGGGAAAGGACCGCCAGTATAGAGGTATCCAACTGCCATACATATAATGCCAACTGGAATAAGCCAAAATGATGTTTGAATTGCTAAGAACAGCCCTAACAATGCAGCAAGACCATAAAAGATAATTGCTAAATTTAGAACAGATTGAGGTGTCATGCCATTACGAACAATAGCACCACCAATTCCAACTGATTCATGATCGTCTAGCCCTTTTCTGAAATCATAATATTCATTAAACATATTTGTTGCGCCTTGAATGAGTAGGCAAGCAAGTAACATAGCAATAAATAAAGTTAGGCTCAAGCGATCTTCACTGCCAAGTAAAAATAACTTAGCTGTAGCTGTCCCGACTAAAACAGGAACGACAGAAGCAGTTAAAGTATGCGGGCGCATAAGTGACCAATACTTATGAATTGTAGAATGTTGTTTGAATTGTTTTGTCATATATAAAGTAACTCCTGTTTTATAAAATTTTAATACAAAAATATTGTATTAAATATCGAAAAATAAAGCAATGAAAAATAGGTAAAAAATAAAGACATTTATACTTAATGACTGAGGGTGTTATGCAATCATTTGTAGTCCTATTTACACCACCATTTGCATTACTTGTTGTTAAAGCTATACCTAATAATTTAATACTAAAAGTAAAGAAATACAAGCTTGCCACTATAAATATCACATCAAAACAGAATAGATAAGTGAGAAAAATGAATAACGTATTTATTGAAAAATAAACGTGCAATTCTGAAGTTCGAAATTAAAATAATAACAACTCAAAACAAACACTCACACAATTTGCTACAAAAATGTTAAAATAACTTAATGGAGGCTGTAAATTTTTCTTGACTAAAATGTTTATTTTCGGGTAGTTTATGATGAAAAGCCTCAAAACTAGGCCTTATGACTATTGTATTTTAGAATATGAATAT from Staphylococcus felis harbors:
- a CDS encoding ABC transporter ATP-binding protein, with the translated sequence MLHLHNIGYSVENRRILNDINITFSKGEAVAVVGPSGSGKSTLLRLIADLISPTEGDITFKGQFYKDYPPEKLRQNISYLPQSVELFGQTIADNLSFPARTRGESFDQKRAKSLLKQMGLQKYKLSDYVQYMSGGEQQRVTIARQLMYVPDVLLLDEATSALDAKNSQSIEKLIFQMVKEGTTVLWITHNQEQSQSQFDRKITIKNGEIVKEVQLT
- a CDS encoding ABC transporter permease, whose product is MMSTTSLLLTSLLLLIPILISFKERLHIAKDLMIAAVRAVIQLMIIGYLLEFVFRLEEVWIVLILIVVIMINAALNTRRRASPVMNHVFLISFAGIATGAVLSLGGVLLTGAISFKPNEIIPIAGMVGSNGMIAINLSYQNLNRIFTKETDSIESKLSLGATPSLAAKDAIRESIKVAIVPTIDSVKTYGLVSIPGMMTGLIIAGVPPLQAIKFQLMVVFIHTTATIISALVATYLSYKQFFNQRHQLIQINQGE
- a CDS encoding 1,4-dihydroxy-2-naphthoate polyprenyltransferase is translated as MTKQFKQHSTIHKYWSLMRPHTLTASVVPVLVGTATAKLFLLGSEDRLSLTLFIAMLLACLLIQGATNMFNEYYDFRKGLDDHESVGIGGAIVRNGMTPQSVLNLAIIFYGLAALLGLFLAIQTSFWLIPVGIICMAVGYLYTGGPFPISWTPLGELFSGVFMGMFIILIAFFIQTGNVQGYAVWISIPIVFTIGLINMSNNIRDRVKDQQSGRRTLPILLGKNGALIFLISCYAFAYLFVIFTALFKDGGSLFYLLVLLSFPLPIKVYRRFKRADTPQTMMPAMAASGKTNTIFGLLYALGIYISALLGGI